One part of the Marinobacterium rhizophilum genome encodes these proteins:
- a CDS encoding MFS transporter, giving the protein MGPIRQLTALLASYGLLLLANGMFTTLLSLRTRLEGFPTELIGLVMGSYFLGLFLGARYGAGVVNQVGHIRAFGVFASLISITPLVHMLLVSPTLWFVLRLIAGFSMAGLIVVTESWLNARAEDHNRGAVLSIYMLINYLGAGSAQLLLMLDDPGGYRLFLLASITFSASLIPVLLTRTVAPLPEPPGPLRISPVLKASPVGFFGAMAAGLINASFYTMGPLSAQDAGLSADQIALFLACGILGGLVLQIPLGRLSDRIERRKVIAMASVGTSLCCVALAWLVIGEVDVKWLLLGSFSYGCLAFTLYSLAGAHANDWGDPSRRMQTAGALLAGFGIGAIVGPFLSGSAMAAMGPSGLFVFSGAVALMLALFSIYHSARRGVAQHKPRFVPQPSTQYTSDELYRAVQEEREGEGQQGGAAVNADAKGDRVRRRE; this is encoded by the coding sequence ATGGGCCCTATCCGACAACTCACCGCCCTGCTGGCCAGCTATGGGTTGCTGCTGCTGGCTAACGGCATGTTTACCACCTTGCTGAGCCTGCGTACCCGGCTGGAGGGCTTCCCCACCGAGCTGATCGGCCTGGTGATGGGCAGCTATTTTCTCGGCCTGTTTCTCGGGGCCCGCTACGGCGCTGGCGTCGTCAACCAGGTGGGTCATATCCGGGCCTTCGGGGTTTTTGCCTCGCTGATTTCCATTACGCCGCTGGTACACATGCTGCTGGTGTCACCGACACTCTGGTTTGTACTGCGCCTGATCGCGGGCTTCAGCATGGCAGGCCTGATCGTGGTGACCGAAAGCTGGCTCAATGCCCGGGCCGAAGACCATAACCGCGGTGCGGTACTGTCGATCTACATGCTGATCAACTACCTGGGGGCGGGCTCGGCGCAGCTGTTGCTGATGCTGGATGACCCGGGGGGCTACCGGCTGTTTTTGCTGGCATCCATTACCTTTTCAGCCTCGCTGATCCCGGTTTTGCTGACCCGCACCGTGGCGCCCTTGCCCGAGCCTCCGGGGCCGCTGCGTATTTCACCGGTGCTCAAGGCCTCCCCCGTGGGTTTTTTCGGTGCCATGGCCGCCGGGCTGATCAATGCCTCCTTCTATACCATGGGGCCGCTGTCGGCGCAGGATGCAGGGCTCAGCGCCGATCAAATTGCCCTCTTTCTGGCCTGCGGCATTCTCGGTGGCCTGGTGTTGCAGATTCCGCTGGGGCGCCTGTCGGATCGCATCGAGCGGCGCAAGGTTATTGCCATGGCTTCTGTCGGCACCTCGCTTTGCTGTGTTGCGCTGGCCTGGCTGGTGATTGGGGAAGTGGATGTGAAGTGGCTGCTGCTCGGCAGCTTCAGCTATGGCTGTCTGGCATTTACGCTCTATTCACTGGCCGGTGCCCATGCCAATGACTGGGGCGACCCCTCGCGGCGGATGCAGACGGCCGGCGCGCTGCTGGCGGGTTTTGGCATCGGTGCCATTGTCGGGCCCTTTCTCAGCGGCTCGGCCATGGCGGCGATGGGCCCCTCGGGACTCTTTGTATTTAGCGGTGCGGTAGCCCTGATGCTGGCGTTGTTCAGCATCTATCACAGTGCGCGCCGGGGCGTTGCACAGCACAAGCCGCGATTTGTACCGCAGCCGAGCACGCAGTACACCTCGGATGAGTTGTACCGGGCGGTACAGGAAGAAAGGGAGGGTGAAGGCCAGCAAGGCGGCGCTGCAGTCAATGCAGACGCGAAGGGCGACAGGGTGCGGCGCAGAGAATGA
- a CDS encoding tripartite tricarboxylate transporter permease, with the protein MDQLLSAFVALAQPAPLFFITLGVFLGIVVGAIPGLGGAMLIALLLPLTFYMDSLLALMLLVSIYVGSVSGGLITAVMLKMPGTPSALMTSLDGYPLATSGKAGRALSLGIMASFVGGLISWVFLALLSPPLASFALQFGPYELFSLVMMALVLIATISEGSMVKGLLIALFGMAIAMVGTDKSSGHMRYDFGFDDLSAGFKLLPVLLGVFVISQIIEDLLKPDRKVSQQKVPLRDLLPSKKDLVKHGPNATRSSLIGTWIGVLPGVGSAVAAIVAYTVTKNFSKHPERFGTGEEAGVVAAESSNNASVNGALIPLITLGIPGSVIDAILIGALVIHDLQPGPLLFQNSPDIAYGVIAAAFVANLVMVVLMFLGVRQIAAIASVDKAYLYPAILVCCVIGTYSLGNSFFDIWVMLGFGVAGFIFRRGGYPIGPFVLGYILAPLAEKELRTGLMLYDGSIVPLFTRPISLVFIAITLLFSLWPFVRIWMKKRSAMQAKSSV; encoded by the coding sequence ATGGACCAGTTACTCTCTGCATTTGTAGCGCTGGCGCAGCCCGCCCCGCTGTTCTTCATCACCCTGGGGGTATTTCTGGGGATCGTCGTCGGTGCCATTCCGGGCCTTGGGGGCGCCATGCTGATCGCGCTGCTGCTGCCCCTGACCTTCTACATGGACAGCCTGCTGGCCCTGATGCTGCTGGTATCCATCTACGTGGGCTCGGTCAGTGGTGGCCTGATCACCGCCGTGATGCTGAAAATGCCCGGCACCCCCTCCGCCCTGATGACCTCCCTGGACGGCTACCCGCTGGCGACCAGCGGCAAGGCCGGCCGTGCACTCAGCCTTGGCATCATGGCGTCCTTTGTCGGCGGTCTCATTTCCTGGGTTTTCCTTGCGCTGCTGTCTCCGCCGCTGGCGAGCTTTGCGCTGCAGTTCGGCCCCTACGAGCTGTTCAGCCTGGTGATGATGGCGCTGGTGCTGATTGCAACGATCTCGGAAGGGTCCATGGTCAAGGGCTTGCTCATCGCCCTGTTCGGCATGGCCATTGCCATGGTGGGTACCGACAAGTCCTCGGGCCATATGCGCTATGACTTTGGCTTCGATGACCTCAGTGCGGGCTTCAAGTTGCTGCCCGTGCTGCTGGGCGTATTTGTTATCAGCCAGATCATCGAAGACCTGCTCAAGCCCGACCGCAAAGTCAGCCAGCAGAAGGTTCCTCTCAGGGACCTGCTGCCGAGCAAAAAGGACCTGGTAAAACATGGCCCCAACGCCACCCGTTCATCCCTGATCGGCACCTGGATTGGCGTTCTGCCCGGGGTCGGCAGCGCGGTTGCCGCCATCGTCGCCTATACGGTCACCAAGAACTTCTCCAAACACCCGGAGCGCTTTGGCACCGGTGAGGAAGCCGGCGTCGTCGCCGCCGAATCCTCCAACAATGCGTCGGTCAACGGCGCCCTGATTCCATTGATCACCCTGGGAATTCCCGGCAGTGTTATTGATGCAATCCTGATCGGCGCCCTGGTCATTCATGACCTGCAGCCCGGGCCGCTGCTGTTCCAGAACAGCCCGGACATTGCCTACGGCGTTATTGCCGCTGCGTTTGTGGCCAACCTTGTGATGGTGGTGCTGATGTTCCTTGGCGTGCGCCAGATCGCCGCCATCGCATCGGTCGACAAGGCCTATCTCTACCCGGCGATCCTGGTGTGCTGCGTCATTGGGACCTATTCCCTTGGCAACAGTTTCTTCGATATCTGGGTCATGCTGGGGTTTGGCGTGGCGGGCTTTATTTTTCGCCGCGGTGGTTATCCGATCGGCCCCTTCGTACTGGGATACATCCTCGCGCCCCTGGCGGAAAAAGAGCTGCGAACCGGGCTGATGCTGTATGACGGCAGTATTGTCCCCCTGTTTACCCGCCCGATTTCCCTGGTGTTCATCGCCATCACCCTGCTGTTTTCGCTCTGGCCATTCGTGCGAATCTGGATGAAAAAAAGATCCGCCATGCAGGCTAAAAGCAGCGTTTGA
- a CDS encoding tripartite tricarboxylate transporter TctB family protein, producing the protein MHNTKKRIGPELGSLVLLAAAGLLLVIGASALPGPEYDPMGPAGLPRIIGIALLLLLGARLVSIVRTPQPVSTQTGTAPKPQPQLRRTLATAGLTVIYLMVLTLGGLPFAAVTGVYLTLLGFCMTNFSIRKLPPVIIIAAVVGIGLSYLFSDVLNIILPG; encoded by the coding sequence ATGCACAACACTAAGAAACGAATCGGACCGGAGCTTGGCAGCCTGGTGCTGCTGGCAGCTGCAGGCCTGCTTCTCGTCATCGGCGCCAGCGCGCTGCCAGGGCCCGAATATGACCCCATGGGCCCCGCCGGGCTGCCCCGTATTATCGGTATCGCCCTGCTGCTACTGCTGGGAGCACGCCTGGTGTCCATTGTTCGCACCCCGCAGCCTGTGTCGACCCAAACCGGCACTGCGCCCAAGCCCCAGCCGCAACTCAGGCGCACCCTTGCCACGGCGGGACTGACGGTTATCTACCTGATGGTACTGACCCTTGGCGGGCTGCCCTTCGCGGCCGTTACCGGCGTTTACCTGACGCTGCTCGGCTTTTGCATGACGAACTTCTCCATCAGGAAACTGCCACCGGTGATCATCATCGCCGCGGTGGTTGGCATCGGGCTGAGCTACCTGTTCTCCGATGTACTGAACATCATTTTGCCAGGTTGA
- a CDS encoding sulfatase family protein: MADQPNYLFIITDQHRADHLGCYGNTIVKTPNIDALAATGTRFDRFYVANPICMCNRASILTGRMPSLHGVRHNGIPLSTEATTFVELLRDAGYKTALIGKSHIQNMTGLPASIGYSLDEGMAEPSTRLQEASKHQRKGNPYDQELSKRWRENPQHRVSTPFYGFDEVLIANDHADRVTGDYEVWLQQQCPEADSLRGPENALPDERYNSPQAWRTRIPEELYSTSYIAQKTQEYIQQHAQSGDKAPFFLTMSFPDPHHPFTPPGKYWDMYDPDQIPLPESFGKGDIPPLDAMRQALEEGKNYRNSQDPFMVTAREAQEITALTYGSISMIDDAIGRVMATLKESGLADNTIVCFTSDHGDYMGDHGLMLKLLMHYQGLIRVPFIWHDPTAPRESSTDPRLCSSIDIAPSILRRSHIQPFNGIQGIDILDSTQPQRAGLLIEEDSQRSMVGFDQPQRVRTYLTQRWRLSLRHGESWSELYDLENDPHELCNLWDNPDYQATRAELIEAMMRESIAMQDRSPLPSYRA, from the coding sequence ATGGCTGATCAACCCAATTACCTCTTCATCATTACCGACCAGCATCGTGCTGATCACCTGGGCTGCTACGGCAATACGATAGTCAAAACCCCCAACATCGATGCGCTGGCCGCCACCGGCACCCGCTTCGACCGTTTTTATGTCGCCAACCCCATCTGCATGTGCAACCGCGCCAGCATTCTGACCGGGCGCATGCCATCGCTGCACGGCGTGCGCCACAACGGCATTCCGCTGTCCACCGAGGCCACCACCTTTGTCGAGCTGCTCCGGGATGCAGGCTACAAAACCGCCCTGATTGGCAAATCCCATATTCAGAACATGACCGGACTGCCCGCCTCTATTGGATACAGCCTGGACGAAGGCATGGCCGAACCCTCCACCCGCCTGCAGGAAGCCAGCAAGCACCAGCGCAAGGGCAATCCCTATGACCAGGAACTGAGCAAGCGCTGGCGGGAAAACCCGCAGCACCGCGTCAGCACGCCCTTCTATGGCTTTGACGAGGTACTGATTGCCAATGACCACGCCGATCGCGTGACCGGCGACTACGAGGTCTGGCTGCAGCAGCAGTGCCCCGAGGCCGACAGCCTGCGCGGCCCCGAGAACGCCCTGCCGGACGAACGCTACAATTCGCCCCAGGCATGGCGCACCCGTATACCTGAAGAACTCTACTCCACGAGCTACATTGCGCAGAAAACCCAGGAATACATCCAGCAGCATGCCCAGAGCGGCGACAAGGCCCCCTTTTTCCTGACCATGTCCTTTCCCGATCCGCACCACCCCTTTACGCCACCGGGAAAATACTGGGACATGTACGACCCTGACCAGATCCCGCTGCCCGAATCCTTTGGCAAGGGCGACATCCCGCCGCTGGACGCCATGCGCCAGGCGCTGGAAGAAGGCAAGAACTACCGCAACAGCCAGGACCCGTTCATGGTGACCGCGCGCGAGGCCCAGGAAATCACGGCCCTGACCTATGGCAGCATCAGCATGATTGATGATGCCATCGGCCGCGTCATGGCAACGCTGAAAGAATCGGGCCTGGCCGACAACACCATTGTCTGCTTCACCTCGGACCACGGTGACTACATGGGCGATCACGGTCTGATGCTCAAGCTGCTGATGCACTACCAGGGACTGATCCGGGTTCCGTTCATCTGGCATGACCCCACCGCACCCCGCGAGTCCTCGACAGACCCGCGCCTGTGCAGCAGCATCGATATAGCACCGTCTATTTTGCGCCGCAGCCATATCCAGCCATTCAACGGCATCCAGGGCATCGATATCCTGGACTCTACGCAACCGCAGCGCGCCGGCCTGCTGATAGAGGAAGACAGCCAGAGAAGCATGGTCGGATTTGACCAGCCACAGCGCGTGCGCACCTACCTGACCCAGCGCTGGCGCCTGTCATTGCGCCACGGTGAAAGCTGGAGCGAGCTCTACGACCTGGAAAATGACCCCCACGAACTGTGCAACCTCTGGGATAATCCCGATTACCAGGCCACAAGAGCCGAGCTGATCGAAGCCATGATGCGTGAAAGTATCGCCATGCAGGATCGCTCCCCGCTGCCCAGCTACCGCGCCTGA
- a CDS encoding Bug family tripartite tricarboxylate transporter substrate binding protein: protein MKPLSRLIAGIALGVSALTAMPSWADSFPSKPIKVIVPFAAGGQGDVMARLIIKTIEEKQLLSQPIAVINVPGGGGTIGVRQAHKADADGHTLLYLHQTLMTTELQGKLKFDYRAFTPVAETNNTCLVTATGSESGIDSADSWIAQAKADPKKIKDATLLGSAAHFTTAMISKAADMQVGLVNVGGGSDRIASLLGNHTQTAVLVAAPIAANPGLKGLIYYGEERNPQLPQTPTAKELGYDVISCLNNVWWAPGNTPTEAVSVLQNAFAAALEDPELIAAIEQKGDTAKLVVGDALDARLADIYARLKAAAADL from the coding sequence ATGAAACCATTGTCCCGCCTCATTGCCGGCATCGCGCTTGGCGTATCAGCACTGACTGCCATGCCCTCCTGGGCCGACAGCTTCCCGAGCAAGCCCATCAAGGTCATCGTGCCTTTCGCCGCCGGCGGTCAGGGTGATGTCATGGCACGGCTGATCATCAAGACCATCGAAGAAAAGCAACTGCTGTCCCAGCCCATTGCCGTGATCAACGTCCCCGGAGGCGGTGGCACCATCGGTGTTCGCCAGGCTCACAAGGCTGACGCCGATGGCCATACCCTGCTGTACCTGCACCAGACCCTGATGACCACCGAGCTGCAGGGCAAGCTAAAGTTCGACTACCGCGCCTTCACGCCGGTGGCCGAAACCAACAATACCTGCCTGGTGACGGCGACAGGATCGGAATCCGGCATCGACAGCGCCGACAGCTGGATCGCCCAGGCCAAGGCCGACCCGAAAAAAATCAAGGATGCGACCCTGCTTGGCAGTGCCGCTCACTTCACCACGGCCATGATCAGCAAGGCCGCCGACATGCAGGTCGGCCTGGTTAACGTCGGCGGCGGTTCTGATCGTATCGCATCGCTGCTGGGCAACCACACCCAGACCGCCGTACTGGTGGCGGCGCCGATAGCGGCCAACCCCGGGCTCAAGGGCCTGATCTACTACGGCGAGGAGCGCAACCCGCAACTGCCGCAAACGCCCACAGCCAAGGAGCTGGGGTACGACGTCATATCCTGCCTGAACAATGTCTGGTGGGCGCCCGGCAACACTCCTACAGAAGCAGTTTCTGTACTGCAGAACGCCTTTGCGGCCGCCCTTGAAGATCCCGAACTGATCGCGGCGATCGAACAGAAAGGCGATACCGCCAAGCTGGTTGTGGGTGATGCCCTGGATGCGCGCCTGGCTGATATCTACGCGCGCCTCAAAGCCGCGGCAGCCGATCTCTAA
- a CDS encoding LysR family transcriptional regulator, whose amino-acid sequence MNTDPRHLLQLSVIIELGSFSLAAQQLNLTQPALSRNMKILEDRVGVQLIDRSHKKVQATQAGRALAVQGHSIRMATMQASEHARDISTGKAGLLRIGVPPMLSEYLLSAMITDFLKDNPNVNAIFTSTLMVDLIDKLELGQLDVVIGPLVLSDESRGLQVQQLWSDSISIFCRKGHPLTQYSRVSTQQLRGAKWITHPERSFLRAQMDSCLISAGLTEIGVAIEVDSPISIIAMVQNSDYLSMLPCVPLQSLVDSGVLAVLPFESNMPSRHTGVITRKTDRRTLLLERFIDFLAVKGQARDGAR is encoded by the coding sequence ATGAATACAGATCCGCGGCACCTGCTGCAGCTATCGGTCATTATCGAGCTGGGCTCATTCAGCCTGGCGGCACAGCAGCTGAACCTGACGCAGCCGGCGCTGAGTCGCAACATGAAAATCCTGGAAGATCGCGTCGGCGTCCAGCTGATCGATCGCAGCCACAAGAAAGTGCAGGCAACCCAAGCCGGCCGGGCTCTGGCGGTGCAGGGGCACAGCATCCGCATGGCAACGATGCAGGCATCTGAGCATGCCAGGGATATCAGTACCGGCAAGGCCGGTCTGCTGCGCATCGGTGTGCCGCCGATGCTTTCCGAGTACCTGCTGAGCGCCATGATTACCGACTTTTTGAAGGACAACCCCAATGTAAATGCGATCTTTACCAGTACGCTGATGGTTGATCTCATCGACAAGCTGGAACTTGGGCAGCTGGATGTGGTGATAGGCCCGCTGGTGCTGAGTGACGAGTCCCGCGGTTTGCAGGTGCAGCAACTCTGGAGCGACAGCATTAGTATCTTTTGCCGCAAGGGGCATCCCTTGACGCAGTATTCCAGGGTGAGCACGCAGCAGCTGCGGGGGGCAAAATGGATTACTCACCCCGAGCGCAGTTTTTTGCGTGCGCAAATGGACAGCTGCCTGATATCGGCGGGTTTGACCGAGATCGGTGTGGCTATCGAGGTGGATTCGCCCATATCGATCATTGCGATGGTGCAAAACTCGGATTACCTCAGCATGCTGCCCTGTGTGCCGTTGCAGTCGCTGGTGGATTCCGGTGTGCTCGCCGTCCTGCCGTTCGAGTCGAACATGCCCAGTCGGCATACCGGGGTGATTACGCGCAAAACAGACAGGCGTACCCTGCTGCTCGAGCGTTTCATCGATTTTCTTGCCGTCAAAGGTCAAGCCCGGGATGGTGCGCGCTAG
- a CDS encoding methylglyoxal synthase, translating to MQQKVIQMPARKRIALIAHDNMKHELIDWSRQNLQQLSQHRLYATGTTGLLLERELQLPISKLISGPLGGDQQIGAMLVDQQIDMVIFFWDPFEPMPHDPDVKALLRIAAVWNVPVACNRSTADFVIGSALMNQSHDYRVPDYDAYITQRTS from the coding sequence ATGCAGCAGAAAGTGATTCAGATGCCGGCCCGCAAGCGCATCGCGCTGATTGCCCACGACAACATGAAGCACGAGCTGATTGACTGGTCGCGGCAGAACCTGCAGCAGCTCAGCCAGCACCGGCTCTATGCCACCGGCACCACCGGACTGTTGCTGGAGCGCGAACTGCAGTTGCCGATCAGCAAGCTGATCAGCGGCCCGCTGGGCGGCGATCAGCAAATCGGCGCCATGCTGGTGGACCAGCAGATCGACATGGTGATCTTTTTCTGGGACCCGTTTGAACCCATGCCCCATGACCCGGACGTCAAGGCACTGCTGCGCATCGCCGCGGTCTGGAACGTGCCCGTGGCCTGCAATCGCAGCACCGCGGATTTCGTCATCGGCTCCGCCTTGATGAACCAGAGCCATGACTACCGGGTGCCGGACTACGATGCCTATATCACGCAACGTACGAGCTAG
- the pgi gene encoding glucose-6-phosphate isomerase: MPNISDSDAWKFLKNHADETRDIHLRDLFVQDPNRYEKYSLQVQNILLDFSKNPVTDETLEGLLNLAREAGVENWRERMFHGDRINSTENRAVLHTALRNRTNTPVYLDGKNVMEAVNHELGRMKAFVNSVRKGEWRGYSGKRITDVVNIGVGGSDLGPRMVTQALRRYADDRVKVHFVSNVDGVEIANVLRPLNPERVMFVVASKTFTTSETMTNAQTARNWLMSSAFDERAVGSHFVAVSSNHEAVKAFGIKPENTFQMWDWVGGRYSLWSVIGLPIALCLGFKQFEELLTGAHEMDIHFRDSPLEKNAPVLLALIGLWNSTFLGRQSQAILPYDWPLARFASYLQQAEMESNGKSVDRNGKPVPYSTGSIIWGSLGIDGQHAFYQYLHQSNTVVPADFIGSIESSTPVRGHHENLMANFFAQTEALMNGINEDEVRRDLEAKGMKPEAIDALIPHKVHAGDRPTNTLLLERLDPRTLGALIALYEHKIFVQGVIWDICSFDQWGVELGKTLAKQILPELTGNAVSDKHDSSTRSLIKYFNDKRRSLAEEAGR; encoded by the coding sequence ATGCCCAACATCTCAGATTCTGACGCCTGGAAATTTCTGAAAAATCACGCCGACGAAACCCGTGATATCCACCTGCGAGACCTCTTCGTACAGGACCCCAACCGCTACGAAAAGTACTCACTGCAAGTGCAGAACATCCTGCTGGATTTCTCCAAGAACCCGGTTACGGATGAAACCCTCGAGGGGCTGCTGAACCTGGCCAGGGAAGCCGGCGTGGAGAACTGGCGCGAGCGCATGTTCCACGGTGACCGCATCAACTCCACCGAAAACCGCGCCGTGCTGCACACAGCCCTGCGCAACCGCACCAACACGCCGGTGTACCTCGATGGCAAGAACGTCATGGAAGCGGTCAACCATGAACTGGGCCGCATGAAGGCCTTCGTCAACTCGGTACGCAAGGGCGAGTGGCGCGGCTATTCCGGCAAGCGCATTACCGACGTCGTCAATATTGGGGTCGGCGGCTCGGACCTGGGCCCGCGCATGGTCACCCAGGCTCTGCGCCGCTATGCCGATGACCGCGTCAAGGTGCACTTCGTTTCCAACGTCGATGGCGTCGAGATCGCCAACGTGCTGCGCCCGCTCAACCCCGAGCGCGTCATGTTCGTGGTGGCTTCCAAGACCTTTACCACCAGCGAAACCATGACCAACGCCCAGACCGCACGCAACTGGCTGATGTCCTCGGCCTTTGACGAACGCGCCGTCGGCAGCCACTTCGTGGCGGTCTCCAGCAACCACGAGGCCGTAAAGGCCTTTGGCATCAAGCCGGAAAACACCTTCCAGATGTGGGACTGGGTCGGCGGGCGCTACTCGCTGTGGTCGGTGATCGGCCTGCCGATCGCCCTGTGCCTGGGCTTCAAGCAGTTTGAAGAGCTGCTGACCGGCGCCCACGAGATGGACATTCATTTCCGCGATTCGCCGCTGGAAAAGAACGCCCCGGTATTGCTGGCCCTGATCGGTCTGTGGAACAGCACCTTCCTGGGGCGCCAGTCCCAGGCCATCCTGCCGTACGACTGGCCACTGGCCCGCTTTGCCTCCTACCTGCAGCAGGCAGAAATGGAAAGTAACGGCAAATCAGTGGACCGCAACGGCAAGCCCGTGCCCTACAGCACCGGCTCGATCATCTGGGGATCCCTGGGTATCGACGGCCAGCACGCCTTTTATCAGTACCTGCACCAAAGCAATACCGTGGTGCCGGCGGACTTTATCGGTTCCATCGAAAGCAGCACCCCGGTGCGCGGCCACCATGAAAACCTGATGGCCAACTTCTTCGCCCAGACCGAAGCCCTGATGAACGGCATCAACGAAGACGAAGTGCGCCGCGACCTGGAAGCCAAGGGCATGAAGCCCGAAGCCATCGACGCGCTGATACCGCACAAGGTGCACGCCGGCGATCGCCCGACCAACACCCTGCTGCTGGAACGCCTCGATCCGCGCACCCTGGGCGCACTGATTGCGCTCTACGAGCACAAGATCTTTGTACAGGGCGTGATCTGGGACATCTGTTCCTTTGACCAGTGGGGCGTCGAACTCGGCAAGACCCTGGCCAAGCAGATCCTGCCAGAGCTGACCGGCAACGCCGTATCCGACAAGCACGACAGCTCCACCCGCAGCCTGATCAAGTACTTCAACGACAAGCGCCGCAGCCTGGCCGAAGAGGCGGGGCGCTAA
- a CDS encoding TMEM165/GDT1 family protein yields the protein MDALLASTSAVAIAEIGDKTQLLSLFLASRFTRRNAIIAGILVATLLNHALSAWLGAWVAHWIPAAWKPWILGLSFIAVGLWVLIPDKEDDGDAGVLRYGAFVASCVLFFIAEIGDKTQVATVILAARFDDAILGVIIGTTLGMMVANVPVIYAGNWLMQRLPLAWARRGACILFAGLGITAILMQ from the coding sequence ATGGATGCCCTGCTTGCCTCGACCTCCGCCGTTGCCATCGCCGAAATCGGTGACAAAACCCAGCTCCTGTCGCTTTTTCTCGCCTCGCGCTTTACCCGGCGCAACGCCATCATTGCCGGCATCCTGGTCGCGACCCTGCTGAATCACGCACTCTCGGCCTGGCTTGGCGCCTGGGTTGCCCACTGGATACCCGCCGCCTGGAAGCCCTGGATCCTGGGACTGAGCTTTATCGCCGTCGGCCTCTGGGTACTGATCCCCGACAAGGAAGACGATGGCGATGCCGGCGTGCTGCGCTACGGCGCCTTTGTCGCCAGCTGCGTGCTGTTTTTCATCGCCGAAATCGGTGACAAGACCCAGGTTGCCACCGTCATACTGGCGGCGCGCTTTGACGATGCCATTCTAGGGGTGATCATCGGCACCACGCTGGGCATGATGGTCGCCAATGTTCCCGTGATCTACGCCGGCAACTGGCTGATGCAGCGCCTGCCACTGGCCTGGGCGCGGCGCGGCGCCTGCATACTGTTTGCAGGCCTGGGCATCACAGCCATACTGATGCAGTAA
- a CDS encoding 2Fe-2S iron-sulfur cluster-binding protein, translating into MAKITYIEPDGHRQTLDVPDGWSVMEGAIDRELDGIVAQCGGGCSCATCHVYVLSGAVGEPGEEELEMLELVAAERKPNSRLSCQLEVSAALDGLVVQIPQTQY; encoded by the coding sequence ATGGCGAAAATTACCTACATAGAGCCGGACGGTCATCGGCAGACGCTGGATGTTCCCGATGGCTGGAGCGTGATGGAAGGCGCGATCGATCGTGAGCTCGATGGCATCGTGGCCCAATGTGGCGGCGGCTGCAGCTGCGCAACCTGTCATGTGTATGTACTGTCCGGCGCTGTCGGTGAGCCGGGGGAGGAAGAACTGGAAATGCTCGAACTGGTTGCCGCCGAACGCAAGCCCAACAGTCGCCTCAGCTGCCAGCTTGAGGTGAGTGCGGCGCTTGATGGTCTGGTGGTACAGATCCCGCAGACGCAGTACTGA
- a CDS encoding universal stress protein: MLPDIKQILYASDLGENSVPALRMAVKLALAHGASVTFLHVVEVLSPSTEALIDTHFEPEVLAQLRKAGIDDLRSKMTQRVETFWAEELPTGKAEALGKPLVLIEKGNVEEKILATARQMDVDMIVMGTRTHTALAKMFMGSSAQRVMQHSDRPVLIVPLPAE, translated from the coding sequence ATGCTACCTGATATCAAGCAAATCCTGTATGCGTCGGACCTGGGTGAGAACTCGGTGCCGGCGTTGCGCATGGCGGTGAAGCTGGCCCTTGCGCACGGTGCCAGCGTGACCTTTCTGCATGTGGTGGAGGTGCTGAGCCCGTCCACCGAGGCGTTGATCGACACCCACTTCGAACCCGAGGTGCTGGCACAGTTGCGCAAGGCCGGCATCGATGATCTTCGCAGCAAGATGACCCAGCGGGTGGAGACTTTCTGGGCCGAGGAGCTGCCGACGGGCAAGGCCGAGGCGCTCGGCAAGCCGCTGGTGCTGATAGAGAAGGGTAATGTTGAGGAAAAAATTCTGGCCACGGCAAGGCAGATGGACGTGGACATGATCGTCATGGGCACCCGCACCCATACGGCACTGGCGAAGATGTTCATGGGCTCCAGTGCCCAGCGTGTGATGCAGCACAGCGACCGCCCGGTACTGATTGTACCGCTGCCTGCAGAGTAA